The following are encoded together in the Serratia odorifera genome:
- a CDS encoding type VI secretion system-associated protein TagO encodes MNKIIIAMALSFTAVSTAYAAAEAKTDFDKDALLKCQSEAKSDDRLACYDKVLPPKTVEDTKPTAGVGKWQVSTQSSPVDDSENVFVSLSANESFRSQFGESVTPDLYITCREKKTELYINWDTYLGLNETQMLYRLDKQKAKTKTWNISSDTKAVFYRGNVIEFVKALTQANGMYAQITPYNESPVNVTFDLTGLSEALKPLQKACGWK; translated from the coding sequence ATGAACAAGATAATAATTGCTATGGCGCTCTCTTTTACGGCTGTGTCTACAGCGTATGCAGCGGCAGAGGCTAAGACTGACTTTGATAAAGATGCTTTACTAAAATGTCAGTCAGAAGCAAAGAGTGATGATCGTTTGGCTTGCTATGATAAGGTTTTGCCACCAAAAACAGTCGAAGACACTAAACCTACGGCAGGTGTTGGAAAATGGCAGGTATCAACACAGTCTTCACCGGTAGACGATTCAGAGAATGTTTTCGTTAGTCTTTCTGCTAATGAGTCTTTCCGTTCTCAATTTGGTGAGTCAGTAACTCCTGATTTGTACATTACTTGCAGAGAGAAGAAAACGGAGTTGTACATCAATTGGGATACATATCTGGGCCTGAATGAAACGCAGATGCTATACCGTTTGGATAAGCAAAAGGCAAAAACGAAAACTTGGAACATTTCCAGCGATACGAAAGCGGTCTTCTATCGTGGGAATGTGATCGAGTTCGTCAAAGCTTTGACTCAGGCGAATGGAATGTACGCTCAAATTACGCCGTACAACGAAAGCCCTGTGAATGTGACGTTTGATTTAACTGGTTTATCTGAGGCGTTAAAACCTCTTCAAAAGGCCTGTGGCTGGAAGTAA
- a CDS encoding zinc ribbon domain-containing protein, which produces MALVNCPECSKEISDSAFKCPSCGHQVRKPKRSFFGKVVKWVFILFNVFMIYCIFAGAGGSSDVINSAASDAERAGAALGTGLGMMMLGTIWVIGDIIIGMFVFLTRPKA; this is translated from the coding sequence ATGGCATTAGTAAACTGCCCGGAATGCAGTAAAGAAATTAGTGATTCAGCGTTTAAATGTCCGTCTTGTGGGCATCAGGTAAGGAAGCCGAAACGCTCGTTTTTTGGCAAAGTTGTGAAATGGGTATTTATCCTGTTCAACGTTTTTATGATTTATTGCATTTTTGCCGGGGCCGGTGGCAGTAGTGATGTGATCAATAGCGCGGCCTCAGACGCTGAGCGGGCCGGTGCTGCACTTGGCACGGGGCTGGGAATGATGATGCTGGGTACTATCTGGGTTATTGGCGATATCATTATCGGGATGTTTGTTTTTTTGACTCGCCCAAAAGCATGA
- a CDS encoding ogr/Delta-like zinc finger family protein has protein sequence MAMRCPRCRAVAKTRTSVELSVLVRRSYHQCQNMLCGYCFTSMTEIDGALNQTQPAPGALVPQDVFPRSHHGEDQLSLTL, from the coding sequence ATGGCAATGCGCTGTCCTCGCTGCCGTGCAGTCGCGAAAACTCGTACCAGTGTAGAGTTAAGCGTATTAGTGCGGCGCAGTTATCACCAGTGTCAAAATATGTTGTGCGGCTATTGCTTTACCAGCATGACGGAGATCGACGGAGCATTAAATCAAACTCAGCCCGCACCTGGCGCGCTGGTTCCGCAAGATGTTTTCCCACGAAGTCATCACGGCGAAGATCAGTTATCCCTCACACTTTGA
- a CDS encoding phage late control D family protein: MLDDDARYSPRPAFSIQIEGKQLTALDERLISLSLTDNRGFEADTLDLTLDDSDGQIVMPSRGAKISVSLGWDNDPLIFKGLYTVDEVAHRGPPDQLTISARSADFRDTFNVKREYSWHDITVGDVVASIASRYDLRAGVSEELAKIEIDHADQTSESDISFLTRMADMLGAVATVKNGMLLFITPGQGITQSGKPLPAISIVRASGDKHSFSIADRDAYTGVTAYWLDLNFGKKPATTVKTTSRRRRRTNPPKKTKEPASSSKEGDYMAGADGNVFVIRKTFKTEKAAKRAAAAKWSQLQRGAASFAITLARGRADLYPEQPASVLGFKSTIDNGYWTITRCVHDIGGGGFTTSLELEVKIDEWTAEAGDESTG, from the coding sequence ATGTTGGATGATGATGCGCGATACTCTCCCCGCCCGGCGTTCAGTATTCAAATAGAAGGCAAGCAGCTCACCGCGCTGGATGAGCGCTTGATCTCGTTGTCACTCACGGACAACCGGGGCTTTGAGGCGGATACGTTGGATCTGACGCTGGACGATTCAGACGGGCAGATCGTTATGCCATCGCGCGGCGCTAAGATTTCCGTTTCACTGGGCTGGGATAACGACCCGCTGATATTCAAAGGGCTGTATACCGTTGATGAGGTTGCACACCGTGGCCCGCCTGATCAGCTCACCATAAGCGCCCGTAGTGCGGACTTTCGCGACACGTTTAACGTGAAGCGTGAATATTCCTGGCACGATATAACCGTGGGTGATGTGGTTGCCAGTATCGCCAGCCGGTACGATCTGCGCGCCGGTGTCAGCGAGGAACTGGCGAAGATTGAGATCGACCATGCCGATCAGACCAGCGAATCAGATATCAGCTTTCTCACCCGAATGGCGGATATGCTGGGTGCAGTTGCCACCGTCAAAAACGGTATGTTGCTGTTTATCACGCCAGGGCAGGGAATAACCCAAAGCGGTAAGCCATTACCTGCGATCAGCATAGTGCGCGCCAGCGGCGATAAGCACAGTTTTAGCATTGCAGACCGTGACGCTTATACCGGCGTTACTGCCTATTGGCTGGATCTCAACTTCGGGAAGAAGCCTGCCACCACGGTGAAGACAACCAGCCGCAGACGCCGCAGAACAAACCCGCCGAAAAAAACCAAAGAACCCGCCTCAAGCAGCAAGGAAGGGGATTACATGGCCGGTGCGGACGGTAACGTATTTGTGATCCGCAAGACGTTCAAAACGGAAAAGGCTGCGAAGCGGGCTGCGGCGGCGAAGTGGAGCCAGTTACAGCGGGGCGCGGCGTCATTCGCCATTACCCTGGCGCGGGGCCGCGCAGACTTGTACCCAGAGCAACCGGCAAGCGTATTGGGTTTTAAGTCCACGATTGATAACGGATACTGGACGATCACCCGTTGTGTCCATGATATCGGCGGCGGTGGTTTTACCACCTCGCTGGAACTGGAAGTTAAGATTGACGAGTGGACGGCGGAGGCGGGTGACGAATCAACGGGTTAA
- a CDS encoding phage major tail tube protein, which produces MALPKKLKYFNMFFDGDNYFGMVPEITPAKLTRKTEDYQAGGMPGSVAVDLGFDAGALDMDITLGGMDAGLLKKWGIATADGMQTRYAGSYQDDSTGEAVPVEIQTRGRFTEMDPGTSKTGDDTSHKYTLKNTYYKLTINSEEIIEVDVLNMIYKVGGVDMMEKHRANIGL; this is translated from the coding sequence ATGGCTCTGCCAAAAAAACTTAAATACTTCAACATGTTCTTTGACGGGGATAACTATTTCGGCATGGTGCCGGAAATCACTCCGGCGAAGTTAACCCGCAAGACAGAGGATTATCAGGCCGGTGGTATGCCTGGTTCTGTCGCGGTCGATCTCGGCTTTGATGCCGGGGCGCTGGATATGGATATCACCCTTGGCGGCATGGATGCGGGGTTGCTGAAAAAATGGGGCATCGCCACCGCTGATGGTATGCAAACGCGCTATGCCGGGTCGTACCAAGATGATTCTACCGGCGAAGCGGTACCCGTTGAAATCCAGACGCGCGGGCGCTTCACAGAGATGGATCCCGGCACGTCAAAAACCGGGGATGATACTTCCCATAAGTACACCCTGAAAAATACCTATTACAAGCTGACCATCAACAGCGAAGAAATCATTGAAGTTGATGTGCTCAATATGATCTACAAAGTTGGCGGCGTTGACATGATGGAAAAACACCGCGCTAACATTGGCTTATAA
- a CDS encoding phage tail assembly protein, with the protein MTKATKKEGVQLNTPIVRGKTEITEVTITPVLKQAGSLRGLKVYDVLTSNYDALVVLLPRVTAPALTADEIARMDTWDFCQLANAVVDFLQPPSDLNETDTGNASLNAPASA; encoded by the coding sequence ATGACCAAAGCAACCAAAAAAGAAGGCGTCCAACTTAATACGCCAATCGTTCGCGGCAAGACAGAGATCACCGAAGTCACGATCACGCCAGTGTTAAAACAGGCCGGATCCCTGCGTGGCTTAAAAGTCTATGACGTGCTGACGTCTAACTATGATGCGCTGGTTGTCCTGCTGCCGCGCGTCACCGCTCCAGCGCTGACCGCTGATGAAATCGCCCGTATGGATACATGGGACTTCTGCCAGCTCGCCAACGCGGTGGTTGATTTTTTGCAGCCACCTTCGGATCTGAACGAGACGGATACGGGCAATGCGTCATTAAATGCCCCTGCCAGCGCATAG
- a CDS encoding GpE family phage tail protein, with protein sequence MDAMTVEELLLWRDQAAARSGGDH encoded by the coding sequence ATGGACGCCATGACGGTAGAAGAACTTCTGTTATGGCGTGATCAAGCCGCTGCACGCAGTGGCGGAGATCATTAA
- a CDS encoding phage tail tape measure protein produces MADRNLNIKVAFSALNNMSQPVNAARQSAAALASQIKQTQSNIKGLERQASSFDRLTAANKKTTDQLSQAKTQAREMAAAFGPLRQRSTEQVTALNQQRAAIRNLTAQQKTEQTQLNQLRTSFYRQGIAISSSSRATEQISQRTAQYNRQLTEQQRRLNAVNQAQARYSRTKETGEKMMSGGMKTAAVGAATLAPVAAAVKSYSSLEDAMKGVAKQVNGLRDDGGNRTPQYEEMQRAIMDASEKLPMANGAVDFAALVEGGARMGVTDSNDPWAKQKTDLLSFASMAAKASVAFELPADQLSESLGKIAGLYKIPTKNIEQLGDAINYLDDNAKSKGADIIDVLQRVGGLASQLDYKQAAALGSTFLTLGTPAEVAASATNAMVRELSIATVQGKNFMEGLDALGLSAEKVQKSMSMDAMGTIISVLEASKNLAPDKQVANLTQIFGKEFGDDAQKLANNLPELRRQIELTQGAAAKGSMQRESDINKSSLSAQWQMTKTGAANAFSSAGETLRDPLMDIMLTTSKVVGSVRRWVEANPVLVGSIMKVTAAIDALLTVVGVLMLSIGAVLGPMALVRLSFTALAGSGGVTPLIGSFGKLSGALRGLIPSFSGVGRSIKDWPALFRSATSAISQFSKQALGGLNTSLAALSRGAVATGQGLFTLFTKPMTAIAWLGNGLKALATSGFGTLLNVGRTVMMALGGGLSLLLSPVGILVMALAAAAIAVIKFWEPIKAFFTGFYTGLMSGLQPLTTAFSTAFAPLSPIFDSIGNAIGSVWEWFTKLFEPIKFSSEALASCTSAGETFGKVVGSALSALTPIIEGIARGIGWVLEKLGAIPDATKAAQQAAESMHKDPVVWEWDPQQKKMVKKGWNWSPKNDQQKKTDEKQQQAIDQQKKQESLLGSLKGPANIAPKMSGSLDKIASNTAEKKDGPGEIVFKNKQPYIPIRGGYAEPVQQAKRQVPSLTAWMQQQAGALVSSVLPYSVQQPAARSPVSAVPSAASVAALMPGGDMFNFEINITDAGKLDEQKLVQRIREEFTLAQQQTARRKRSQLTDHE; encoded by the coding sequence ATGGCAGACCGCAATTTAAATATTAAGGTGGCGTTCAGCGCCCTTAATAATATGTCCCAACCTGTCAACGCGGCGCGCCAGAGTGCCGCCGCGCTGGCATCTCAAATCAAACAGACGCAAAGCAACATCAAGGGGCTTGAGCGTCAGGCTTCCAGCTTCGACCGGCTGACCGCAGCCAATAAGAAAACCACCGATCAACTTTCCCAGGCCAAGACACAGGCGCGTGAAATGGCGGCGGCTTTCGGCCCATTGCGCCAGCGCAGCACGGAACAAGTTACCGCTCTTAACCAACAACGGGCGGCGATCCGTAACCTAACCGCACAGCAGAAAACTGAACAGACACAGCTCAACCAGTTGCGTACCAGCTTCTACCGCCAAGGTATTGCAATCAGCAGCAGCAGCCGAGCAACGGAGCAAATCAGCCAGCGCACCGCGCAGTACAATCGCCAGTTAACTGAGCAGCAAAGGCGGCTTAACGCCGTAAACCAGGCGCAGGCCCGCTACAGTCGCACCAAAGAAACCGGCGAAAAAATGATGAGCGGCGGTATGAAAACTGCCGCTGTGGGTGCAGCAACATTAGCCCCCGTCGCCGCTGCTGTTAAATCCTACAGCAGCCTGGAAGACGCCATGAAGGGCGTTGCCAAGCAGGTGAACGGCTTACGCGATGACGGAGGCAACCGCACCCCGCAGTATGAAGAAATGCAGCGGGCAATCATGGACGCCAGCGAAAAGCTGCCAATGGCAAACGGCGCTGTAGACTTCGCCGCGTTAGTAGAAGGTGGCGCACGTATGGGCGTTACTGACAGTAACGATCCTTGGGCAAAGCAGAAAACTGACCTTTTATCTTTCGCCAGCATGGCGGCAAAAGCTTCTGTTGCGTTTGAACTACCTGCCGATCAATTGTCTGAAAGTCTCGGTAAAATCGCTGGGTTGTATAAGATCCCGACCAAGAATATTGAGCAGCTAGGCGATGCAATTAACTACCTGGATGACAACGCTAAATCTAAAGGCGCTGATATTATCGACGTACTCCAGCGCGTGGGCGGACTTGCCAGCCAACTGGACTACAAGCAAGCCGCCGCGCTGGGTTCCACTTTTCTTACCCTTGGCACACCTGCCGAAGTTGCCGCCAGTGCCACCAATGCAATGGTGCGCGAACTCTCGATCGCCACTGTTCAGGGCAAGAACTTTATGGAGGGGCTAGACGCCCTCGGCCTCAGTGCTGAAAAAGTCCAGAAAAGCATGTCAATGGATGCCATGGGCACGATTATTTCAGTACTGGAAGCCTCTAAAAACCTCGCCCCAGATAAACAAGTCGCCAACCTTACCCAGATTTTCGGTAAGGAATTCGGTGACGATGCGCAGAAGCTTGCGAATAACCTCCCCGAACTACGCCGACAGATAGAGCTGACACAGGGTGCTGCCGCAAAAGGTTCAATGCAGCGGGAATCTGATATCAATAAAAGCTCCCTGTCTGCACAGTGGCAAATGACCAAAACCGGCGCGGCTAACGCGTTTAGTTCAGCAGGTGAAACGCTACGCGATCCGCTGATGGATATCATGCTGACCACCAGTAAGGTAGTTGGCAGCGTTCGCCGCTGGGTCGAGGCCAACCCGGTGCTGGTTGGCTCAATCATGAAAGTCACTGCCGCTATTGATGCCCTGCTGACCGTCGTTGGTGTCCTGATGTTGTCCATCGGTGCAGTTCTTGGCCCGATGGCGCTTGTACGCCTCAGCTTTACCGCGCTTGCTGGTTCAGGTGGTGTAACACCACTCATAGGGTCTTTTGGCAAGTTATCAGGTGCGTTACGTGGGCTTATCCCTTCGTTTTCCGGCGTTGGCCGAAGTATCAAAGACTGGCCCGCGCTATTCCGATCCGCTACATCCGCTATTAGCCAATTTAGTAAGCAGGCTCTTGGCGGACTCAATACGTCACTGGCGGCGCTTTCACGCGGTGCGGTTGCAACCGGCCAAGGACTTTTTACCCTTTTCACTAAACCCATGACGGCGATTGCCTGGCTTGGTAATGGGCTTAAGGCTCTGGCAACGTCCGGCTTCGGCACGCTACTAAATGTTGGTCGTACCGTAATGATGGCGTTGGGCGGAGGATTATCATTACTTCTTAGCCCTGTTGGAATATTGGTAATGGCTTTAGCCGCTGCTGCAATCGCCGTTATTAAATTTTGGGAACCAATAAAAGCCTTTTTTACTGGTTTCTATACCGGGCTAATGAGCGGTCTACAGCCATTAACTACAGCATTCAGTACAGCCTTCGCACCTTTGTCGCCAATATTTGATTCTATCGGTAATGCTATCGGCAGTGTCTGGGAGTGGTTTACAAAGCTGTTTGAACCGATCAAGTTCTCCAGCGAAGCGCTTGCTTCCTGCACCAGTGCCGGGGAAACGTTTGGTAAAGTGGTTGGTAGCGCGCTGTCAGCACTTACGCCAATCATTGAGGGGATAGCCCGTGGAATAGGCTGGGTGCTAGAAAAACTCGGGGCCATACCCGACGCAACCAAAGCGGCGCAGCAAGCTGCGGAAAGCATGCATAAAGATCCCGTAGTATGGGAGTGGGATCCGCAGCAAAAGAAAATGGTTAAAAAGGGCTGGAACTGGTCGCCAAAGAATGACCAGCAAAAGAAAACCGATGAAAAGCAACAACAAGCCATTGACCAACAGAAAAAACAGGAAAGTCTTCTTGGCTCTCTGAAAGGCCCTGCCAATATCGCACCGAAGATGAGCGGTAGCCTGGATAAAATCGCCAGCAACACGGCAGAGAAGAAGGACGGCCCCGGCGAAATCGTCTTCAAGAATAAGCAGCCGTACATTCCGATCCGTGGGGGATACGCCGAGCCGGTGCAACAGGCAAAGCGTCAGGTACCATCACTCACGGCATGGATGCAGCAGCAGGCGGGTGCGCTGGTTTCTTCTGTGCTTCCGTACAGCGTCCAGCAGCCTGCTGCCCGTTCGCCGGTATCTGCGGTTCCGTCTGCGGCATCCGTGGCGGCGCTGATGCCTGGCGGTGACATGTTCAACTTTGAGATCAATATCACCGACGCGGGCAAATTGGATGAACAAAAGCTTGTCCAGCGCATCCGCGAAGAGTTCACCCTTGCCCAGCAGCAGACTGCACGGCGCAAGCGCTCGCAACTGACCGATCACGAATAA
- a CDS encoding phage tail protein yields the protein MMMILGMFPFALQTTPYQTANQANTWRHVKNDRVGKSPRYQYIGPDEEPITLSGTLYPEISGGDVSLTTLETMAYTGRAWPLIEGTGKIYGMYVIDGLTQNRTEFFQDGKARKIDFTLSLKKVSEDIREKLAEITNDDVLSMVKAGVNF from the coding sequence ATGATGATGATCCTTGGCATGTTCCCGTTTGCGCTGCAAACCACGCCTTACCAAACAGCGAACCAGGCCAACACATGGCGGCATGTCAAAAACGATCGCGTAGGGAAGTCCCCGCGCTATCAGTACATCGGCCCGGACGAAGAGCCGATCACGCTCTCCGGTACGTTATACCCGGAAATCAGCGGCGGCGACGTGTCGCTAACCACGCTGGAAACGATGGCGTATACCGGCAGAGCCTGGCCCCTGATTGAGGGCACCGGCAAGATTTACGGCATGTATGTGATCGACGGTTTAACCCAGAATCGCACTGAGTTTTTTCAAGATGGTAAAGCGCGGAAAATTGATTTTACCCTCAGCCTGAAAAAGGTCAGCGAGGATATACGGGAAAAGCTGGCGGAAATCACCAATGACGATGTGCTGTCTATGGTCAAAGCGGGGGTAAATTTCTAG
- a CDS encoding tail fiber assembly protein — translation MSKYSTELPTAVLNDQGLAVEAGWLNVYSIEPEQREYQQASMEYLPEGVGLPALSFADKPALPKASFALVRSVDGTQWESLPDFRGEVVYNTATGVPQTVTAIGVLPQGVTLLEPLTPFDKWDGEQWVTDTDAQHQAAVNVAQQELAARQQEAANAIAPLEKAVKLGMATEEEKARLTAWETYSVLLSRVDISTAPDINWPEKPEA, via the coding sequence ATGAGTAAATACAGTACCGAATTACCTACCGCAGTACTGAATGATCAAGGTTTGGCTGTTGAGGCTGGTTGGCTGAACGTTTACAGCATTGAACCAGAGCAGCGTGAATATCAACAGGCATCAATGGAATATTTACCCGAAGGGGTTGGCCTGCCTGCGTTGAGCTTCGCAGATAAGCCGGCATTACCCAAGGCCAGTTTTGCGTTGGTACGCAGTGTCGACGGTACCCAATGGGAAAGTTTGCCGGATTTTCGCGGTGAGGTGGTATACAACACCGCTACCGGTGTCCCGCAAACGGTCACGGCCATTGGTGTGCTACCGCAAGGTGTTACTTTGCTGGAGCCGTTGACGCCTTTCGACAAATGGGATGGTGAACAATGGGTAACGGATACCGACGCGCAGCACCAGGCTGCTGTAAATGTGGCTCAGCAAGAACTGGCAGCGCGCCAGCAGGAAGCTGCAAATGCCATCGCACCGCTGGAGAAAGCTGTCAAGCTGGGTATGGCAACGGAAGAAGAGAAGGCAAGGCTTACCGCGTGGGAAACGTATAGCGTGTTGCTTAGCCGGGTGGATATTTCCACAGCGCCAGATATTAACTGGCCGGAAAAGCCGGAGGCCTGA
- a CDS encoding phage tail protein — translation MGSSNIQANGIKWNRVYTDAYKPTATDVGAITRADAPIGIPQPWPTATAPTGWLKCNGATFDKAKYPLLAVAYPDGKLPDLRGEFIRGWDDGKRVDVGRQLLSWQAGTLVGGKDDNTDGGDISYLANGSSINYGSDAVNAADYPGIVARYASTGVQINPATPTYNFFSVTRPRNIAFNYIVRAA, via the coding sequence GTGGGGAGTTCGAATATCCAGGCAAACGGTATTAAATGGAATCGCGTCTATACCGATGCGTACAAACCCACCGCGACTGATGTTGGTGCGATAACAAGAGCGGATGCCCCTATTGGTATTCCTCAACCCTGGCCGACAGCCACAGCACCCACCGGCTGGCTTAAGTGCAATGGCGCAACTTTTGATAAGGCTAAATACCCCTTGTTGGCGGTTGCTTATCCCGATGGCAAGTTGCCTGATCTGCGCGGCGAGTTTATTCGCGGCTGGGATGATGGGAAAAGGGTCGATGTCGGTCGCCAATTACTGAGCTGGCAAGCAGGGACTCTCGTTGGGGGCAAAGATGATAATACGGATGGGGGCGATATTTCCTATCTGGCCAATGGATCTTCTATCAATTACGGCAGTGATGCAGTTAACGCAGCAGACTATCCCGGCATCGTTGCGCGGTATGCTTCTACAGGGGTTCAGATAAACCCGGCCACCCCGACTTATAATTTTTTCAGTGTTACACGCCCCCGCAATATTGCCTTTAACTACATCGTGAGAGCAGCATAA